A genomic segment from Bombus huntii isolate Logan2020A chromosome 13, iyBomHunt1.1, whole genome shotgun sequence encodes:
- the LOC126872289 gene encoding GATOR complex protein Iml1 isoform X9: MKLYKLIVHQKTFSEEDLIINPKDHPSIKTGDVVEIYHPEVEFSRLLLQVTSFKEDLQGRETISVENNVATMFQLRTFADVYMNVVNPDDVALDSIELTFKDQYLGRSEMWRLKNSLVNTCVYMNKKIEFCGGSIRCQVYEMWSQGDRVACGVITNDTKVVFRSSTSMVYLFIQMSSEMWDFDIHGDLYFEKAVNGFLADLFQKWKKNGSNHEVTIVLFSRTFYNANSLEEFPNHMRECLQHDYRGRFYEDFYRVVVQNERFEDWSNVLVQLRKLFTDYQKIVLEYHQKSGVSIPKAVNSTAAQGNFLEVLNMSLNVFEKHYLDRSFDRTGQLSVVITPGVGVFEVDRELTNVTKQRIIDNGVGSDLVCVGEQPLHAVPLLKFHNKDTSVNAPDDYSMPHWINLSFYSTNKKIPYSTFIPRIKLPQRVSKQSAETGKLQCKSKLLQEDAKECLHNTLFDYDAYDAQVFQLPSVHTSSSLQRVTTRTKKTSVASMETHNNAHILKLLKRKMSDPDIHHPPPESHSPPAATRSAAILIPSRTDDVTSSESNGEANESRISVKSDLTDSEISPPFRPVVGSAGSPTNTISQPTTIRPSRALINPFDPSHVTIKLTSNRRRWTHIFPKGPTGVLIQQHHYQAVPTQMCSEPQSDATSTISGSPMEHNDVSNSNQFQDHTKNKPQRLNLLLSSTDKSGNPISSTGNKSLTLLWGATGEQEWTPALTTGVDWKSLTIPACLPITTDYFPDKRSLQNDYVVSDYNLLPDDVNTDFAQQRAIYKKPLTTAEVFKELVSQRLAQGFQLIILPQNNQNQSHTPGSNAVPAISSVMRGRQTESEPKEEYLLSIGRIFHKISLFDNCITVTRYRPRHPYPPFNIHYLYRFHAPHHDTYEVSWVSFTTEKLENYNWNYLDHYICTRGHTDFALVEALKYWRFRVFLLPLHNSATRKFLEGSSRCDIYTPLTTSEQVSLLDGFLRFIELWPNKIRRPNPNKNWTNLVGSSPFRERLGSNRLPEKPRPRSGSKVMDRGRISPASEAVLPLSLEQQQDHFDSNEDSSTNMELTKLKNTASNNEILEAMKHPQNGVGFLTQHPSLPSQTFVSADAVQWLNNHIEGGVTVESAINIMNGMIQDKLICHASGDFSKPFILGFYLYHIVQDKENQRAGDYFSPLGDLQSFENEWVEVEIRAPKGWCEPSSPGSFPLMSSPMTIPSCDTTIVDESNVAPFLKDELDISDMADEHGEWQVPSYKHTHLDIDINNRSDRIEWGHLRYQSIYKVDHSYELVVQWVASSGSIVADLIFVWQRKAQMCGIQMVPIPSDLLALPFISKSDPLRGPIFIPLNTECLMANKRHLFEEFREVTYAQRLFLFQETIVQRFGFVPCLIESTENDHQYVHMTGNAFILIPSTTNTRSRPRTATNIVRRNTGQKGYPIHSDQPSPHEAYITRHVSGKNKDDYNKDKRIGFLWSWNHMLSRKWKSSSTLVGDELFQKKLIQDFRHFCSNGDNRLKQFWEHCWEIKEKSCTKTI; this comes from the exons ATGAAGCTGTATAAGTTGATAGTTCATCAAAAGACCTTTAGTGAAGAAGATTTAATAATCAATCCAAAAGATCACCCTAGTATAAAAACTGGAGATGTTGTTGAAATTTATCACCCTGAGGTTGAATTTAGCCGTCTACTCCTTCAAGTCACATCCTTTAAAGAAGATTTACAAGGAAGGGAGACAATTAGCGTGGAAAACAATGTAGCCACAATGTTTCAATTAAGAACATTTGCAGACGTGTATATGAATGTTGTTAATCCAGACGATGTAGCTTTGGATTCCATTGAACTTACCTTCAAAGACCAGTATCTGGGTCGTAGTGAAATGTGGCGTCTGAAAAATAGCTTG GTCAACACTTGTGTATATATGAACAAGAAGATTGAATTCTGTGGAGGCAGTATCAGATGTCAAGTATATGAAATGTGGTCACAGGGTGATAGAGTCGCTTGTGGTGTTATAACTAATGATACTAAG GTTGTGTTTCGTTCTTCGACCAGTATGGTGTATCTTTTTATTCAAATGAGTTCAGAAATGTGGGATTTTGACATTCACGGTGacttatattttgaaaaagcTGTTAATGGGTTTTTAGCTGATTTATTTCAAAAGTGGAAAAAGAATGGCAGTAATCATGAAGTAACGATTGTTCTATTCTCAAGAACATTTTATAATGCTAACAGTCTGGAAGAATTTCCAAATCACATGCGTGAATGTTTACAACATGATTATAGGGGAAGATTTTATGAAGATTTCTACAGGGTGGTAGTTCAAAATGAAAGATTTGAAGATTGGAGTAACGTGTTGGTACAATTACGTAAACTGTTCACAGACtatcaaaaaattgtattagaATATCATCAAAAATCAGGTGTCTCTATACCAAAAGCAGTAAATTCAACAGCTGCACAGGGCAACTTTTTAGAAGTACTGAACATGTCTTTAAATG TGTTTGAGAAACATTATCTGGATCGTAGTTTTGATAGAACTGGTCAGTTATCGGTGGTGATTACACCTGGTGTAGGTGTTTTTGAGGTTGACAGAGAGTTAACGAACGTTACAAAACAAAGAATTATCGATAACGGAGTTGGTAGTGATTTGGTGTGTGTCGGAGAACAACCATTACATGCTGTACCTTTATTAAAG TTTCACAATAAGGATACATCTGTTAATGCGCCTGATGACTATAGCATGCCACACTGGATTAATCTCAGTTTTTattcaacaaataaaaaaattccttATTCAACATTTATACCTCGTATAAAACTTCCTCAGAGGGTGTCAAAACAATCAGCAGAAACTGGAAAATTGCAGTGTAAAAGTAAGCTTCTACAAGAAGATGCAAAGGAATGTTTGCACAATACTTTGTTTGACTATGATGCATACGATGCACAAGTCTTTCAATTGCCTTCAGTCCATACGTCAAG tAGTTTGCAACGAGTTACGACCAGAACTAAAAAGACAAGCGTTGCCAGCATGGAAACACATAATAACGCGCATATACTGAAActtctgaaaagaaaaatgtcaGATCCTGATATACATCACCCACCACCTGAATCTCACTCACCTCCAGCTGCAACAAGAAGCGCAGCAATCTTGATACCTTCTAGAACAGATGACGTAACTAGTAGTGAATCCAATGGAGAAGCCAATG AATCGAGGATATCAGTAAAAAGCGATTTAACCGATTCAGAAATATCGCCGCCATTTAGGCCGGTTGTTGGCAGTGCTGGAAGCCCCACAAATACAATATCTCAACCTACAACTATTAGACCTAGTAGGGCACTTATTAATCCTTTTGATCCATCTCACGTTACAATTAAATTAACTAGTAACAGACGAAGATGGACACATATTTTTCCTAAAG GGCCAACAGGTGTACTTATACAGCAACATCATTATCAAGCTGTGCCAACACAAATGTGTTCAGAACCACAATCCGATGCTACTTCCACTATAAGTGGCTCCCCTATGGAACATAACGACGTCTCTAACTCGAATCAGTTTCAAGATC ACACAAAGAATAAACCGCAGAGATTAAATCTTTTACTATCAAGCACTGATAAAAGTGGGAATCCGATATCCTCTACAGGCAATAAGTCTTTGACATTGTTATGGGGTGCTACTGGTGAACAGGAATGGACACCGGCACTTACAACAG GTGTTGATTGGAAATCATTGACAATCCCAGCATGTTTGCCAATTACTACAGATTATTTTCCCGATAAAAGAAGTTTACAAAACGACTACGTTGTGTCAGACTATAATCTTTTGCCTGACGACGTTAATACAGATTTTGCTCAACAACGAGCAATATATAAAAAACCTTTGACAACTGCCGAAGTATTTAAGGAGCTTGTATCGCAACGATTAGCACAG ggttttcaattaattattttaccgCAAAATAATCAAAATCAGAGCCATACACCCGGTAGTAATGCTGTCCCTGCAATAAGCTCTGTAATGCGGGGACGGCAAACAGAATCAGAACCGAAGGAGGAATATTTGCTAAGCATTGGGAGAATATTTCACAAAATATCTTTATTCGATAATTGTATAACAGTAACAAGATATCGGCCAAG GCATCCTTACCCTCCGTTCAATATTCATTATCTGTATCGATTTCACGCACCTCATCACGACACGTACGAAGTATCATGGGTATCTTTTACAACAGAGAAGCTTGAAAATTACAATTGGAATTATTTGGATCATTACATCTGTACAAGGGGCCATACTGATTTTGCTTTAGTAGAG GCGCTTAAATACTGGAGATTTCGCGTGTTTTTACTTCCTTTGCACAATTCGGCTACTCGAAAATTTTTAGAGGGATCATCAAGATGTGATATATATACACCTCTCACCACTTCCGAACAAGTGTCTCTCTTGGACGGATTTTTACGGTTCATCGAGCTGTGGCCGAATAAGATACGCCGGCCGAATCCGAACAAAAATTGG ACCAATCTAGTCGGCAGCTCTCCCTTCAGGGAGCGACTCGGAAGCAATCGTCTACCAGAGAAACCGAGACCAAG ATCAGGTTCCAAAGTGATGGACAGGGGCCGAATCTCACCTGCCAGCGAAGCTGTGTTACCCCTTTCACTCGAGCAACAGCAAGACCATTTCGATTCTAACGAAGATAG TAGTACAAACATGGAATTGACAAAGTTAAAAAACACCGCGTCAAACAACGAAATTCTAGAAGCAATGAAACACCCACAAAACGGCGTGGGATTCCTCACACAACACCCATCTCTTCCAAGCCAGACATTTGTTAGCGCAGATGCAGTGCAATGGTTAAATAATCACATAGAAGGAGGAGTAACAGTGGAGAGTGCCATCAATATcatgaat GGTATGATACAAGACAAGCTCATATGCCATGCATCTGGAGATTTTTCTAAACCATTCATTCTAGGATTTTATTTGTATCACATAGTACAAGATAAAGAAAATCAAAGAG CTGGCGATTATTTCTCGCCCCTGGGCGATTTGCAAAGCTTCGAAAATGAATGGGTAGAAGTCGAAATAAGGGCACCGAAAGGCTGGTGTGAACCATCTTCGCCAGGATCGTTCCCCCTCATGTCATCTCCAATGACTATACCCAGCTGCGATACTACTATTGTAGACGAATCAAACGTAGCGCCGTTTCTTAAAGATGAGTTAGACATATCCGACATGGCGGATGAGCATGGAGAATGGCAAG TTCCGTCATATAAACATACTCATCTAGATATAGACATAAACAACAGAAGCGATAGAATCGAATGGGGACATCTAAGATATCAATCTATATACAAAGTAGATCATTCTTACGAACTAGTGGTACAATGGGTTGCATCATCTGGTAGTATAGTCGCTGACCTT ATATTTGTGTGGCAACGTAAGGCTCAAATGTGCGGAATTCAAATGGTTCCTATCCCAAGCGATCTACTAGCATTACCGTTCATTTCAAAAAGTGATCCTTTAAGGGGGCCTATTTTTATACCATTAAATACAGAGTGTCTTATGGCAAACAAACGACATCTTTTCGAAG AATTTCGAGAAGTAACTTACGCACAAAgactctttctttttcaagaGACAATTGTACAAAGATTTGGCTTTGTTCCATGCCTAATAGAAAGTACCGAAAACGATCACCAGTACGTTCATATGACCGGCAATGCATTCATACTGATACCATCTACGACAAATACAAGATCACGTCCTCGAACTGCTACCAACATAGTGAGACGAAACACAGGGCAAAAGGGATATCCGATTCATTCTGATCAACCCAGCCCTCATGAAGCTTACATTACGAGACACGTTAGCGGGAAGAATAAAGATGACTACAACAAAGACAAGAGG ATTGGTTTCCTTTGGTCGTGGAATCACATGCTTAGTCGAAAATGGAAATCATCATCCACGTTAGTTGGCGATGAATTGTTTCAAAAAAAGCTCATACAAGATTTTAGACATTTTTGTTCGAATGGGGACAACAGATTGAAACAGTTCTGGGAACATTGCTgggagataaaagaaaaatcgtgCACGAAAACAATCTAA
- the LOC126872289 gene encoding GATOR complex protein Iml1 isoform X3: MKLYKLIVHQKTFSEEDLIINPKDHPSIKTGDVVEIYHPEVEFSRLLLQVTSFKEDLQGRETISVENNVATMFQLRTFADVYMNVVNPDDVALDSIELTFKDQYLGRSEMWRLKNSLVNTCVYMNKKIEFCGGSIRCQVYEMWSQGDRVACGVITNDTKVVFRSSTSMVYLFIQMSSEMWDFDIHGDLYFEKAVNGFLADLFQKWKKNGSNHEVTIVLFSRTFYNANSLEEFPNHMRECLQHDYRGRFYEDFYRVVVQNERFEDWSNVLVQLRKLFTDYQKIVLEYHQKSGVSIPKAVNSTAAQGNFLEVLNMSLNVFEKHYLDRSFDRTGQLSVVITPGVGVFEVDRELTNVTKQRIIDNGVGSDLVCVGEQPLHAVPLLKFHNKDTSVNAPDDYSMPHWINLSFYSTNKKIPYSTFIPRIKLPQRVSKQSAETGKLQCKSKLLQEDAKECLHNTLFDYDAYDAQVFQLPSVHTSSSLQRVTTRTKKTSVASMETHNNAHILKLLKRKMSDPDIHHPPPESHSPPAATRSAAILIPSRTDDVTSSESNGEANESRISVKSDLTDSEISPPFRPVVGSAGSPTNTISQPTTIRPSRALINPFDPSHVTIKLTSNRRRWTHIFPKGPTGVLIQQHHYQAVPTQMCSEPQSDATSTISGSPMEHNDVSNSNQFQDHTKNKPQRLNLLLSSTDKSGNPISSTGNKSLTLLWGATGEQEWTPALTTAIIGVDWKSLTIPACLPITTDYFPDKRSLQNDYVVSDYNLLPDDVNTDFAQQRAIYKKPLTTAEVFKELVSQRLAQGFQLIILPQNNQNQSHTPGSNAVPAISSVMRGRQTESEPKEEYLLSIGRIFHKISLFDNCITVTRYRPRHPYPPFNIHYLYRFHAPHHDTYEVSWVSFTTEKLENYNWNYLDHYICTRGHTDFALVEALKYWRFRVFLLPLHNSATRKFLEGSSRCDIYTPLTTSEQVSLLDGFLRFIELWPNKIRRPNPNKNWNPSTLGGVSQRDPASHLTRRRHSTSLIVLTNQERHVVNTAATARACLDTPRHVPNRSGSKVMDRGRISPASEAVLPLSLEQQQDHFDSNEDSSTNMELTKLKNTASNNEILEAMKHPQNGVGFLTQHPSLPSQTFVSADAVQWLNNHIEGGVTVESAINIMNGMIQDKLICHASGDFSKPFILGFYLYHIVQDKENQRAGDYFSPLGDLQSFENEWVEVEIRAPKGWCEPSSPGSFPLMSSPMTIPSCDTTIVDESNVAPFLKDELDISDMADEHGEWQVPSYKHTHLDIDINNRSDRIEWGHLRYQSIYKVDHSYELVVQWVASSGSIVADLIFVWQRKAQMCGIQMVPIPSDLLALPFISKSDPLRGPIFIPLNTECLMANKRHLFEEFREVTYAQRLFLFQETIVQRFGFVPCLIESTENDHQYVHMTGNAFILIPSTTNTRSRPRTATNIVRRNTGQKGYPIHSDQPSPHEAYITRHVSGKNKDDYNKDKRIGFLWSWNHMLSRKWKSSSTLVGDELFQKKLIQDFRHFCSNGDNRLKQFWEHCWEIKEKSCTKTI; the protein is encoded by the exons ATGAAGCTGTATAAGTTGATAGTTCATCAAAAGACCTTTAGTGAAGAAGATTTAATAATCAATCCAAAAGATCACCCTAGTATAAAAACTGGAGATGTTGTTGAAATTTATCACCCTGAGGTTGAATTTAGCCGTCTACTCCTTCAAGTCACATCCTTTAAAGAAGATTTACAAGGAAGGGAGACAATTAGCGTGGAAAACAATGTAGCCACAATGTTTCAATTAAGAACATTTGCAGACGTGTATATGAATGTTGTTAATCCAGACGATGTAGCTTTGGATTCCATTGAACTTACCTTCAAAGACCAGTATCTGGGTCGTAGTGAAATGTGGCGTCTGAAAAATAGCTTG GTCAACACTTGTGTATATATGAACAAGAAGATTGAATTCTGTGGAGGCAGTATCAGATGTCAAGTATATGAAATGTGGTCACAGGGTGATAGAGTCGCTTGTGGTGTTATAACTAATGATACTAAG GTTGTGTTTCGTTCTTCGACCAGTATGGTGTATCTTTTTATTCAAATGAGTTCAGAAATGTGGGATTTTGACATTCACGGTGacttatattttgaaaaagcTGTTAATGGGTTTTTAGCTGATTTATTTCAAAAGTGGAAAAAGAATGGCAGTAATCATGAAGTAACGATTGTTCTATTCTCAAGAACATTTTATAATGCTAACAGTCTGGAAGAATTTCCAAATCACATGCGTGAATGTTTACAACATGATTATAGGGGAAGATTTTATGAAGATTTCTACAGGGTGGTAGTTCAAAATGAAAGATTTGAAGATTGGAGTAACGTGTTGGTACAATTACGTAAACTGTTCACAGACtatcaaaaaattgtattagaATATCATCAAAAATCAGGTGTCTCTATACCAAAAGCAGTAAATTCAACAGCTGCACAGGGCAACTTTTTAGAAGTACTGAACATGTCTTTAAATG TGTTTGAGAAACATTATCTGGATCGTAGTTTTGATAGAACTGGTCAGTTATCGGTGGTGATTACACCTGGTGTAGGTGTTTTTGAGGTTGACAGAGAGTTAACGAACGTTACAAAACAAAGAATTATCGATAACGGAGTTGGTAGTGATTTGGTGTGTGTCGGAGAACAACCATTACATGCTGTACCTTTATTAAAG TTTCACAATAAGGATACATCTGTTAATGCGCCTGATGACTATAGCATGCCACACTGGATTAATCTCAGTTTTTattcaacaaataaaaaaattccttATTCAACATTTATACCTCGTATAAAACTTCCTCAGAGGGTGTCAAAACAATCAGCAGAAACTGGAAAATTGCAGTGTAAAAGTAAGCTTCTACAAGAAGATGCAAAGGAATGTTTGCACAATACTTTGTTTGACTATGATGCATACGATGCACAAGTCTTTCAATTGCCTTCAGTCCATACGTCAAG tAGTTTGCAACGAGTTACGACCAGAACTAAAAAGACAAGCGTTGCCAGCATGGAAACACATAATAACGCGCATATACTGAAActtctgaaaagaaaaatgtcaGATCCTGATATACATCACCCACCACCTGAATCTCACTCACCTCCAGCTGCAACAAGAAGCGCAGCAATCTTGATACCTTCTAGAACAGATGACGTAACTAGTAGTGAATCCAATGGAGAAGCCAATG AATCGAGGATATCAGTAAAAAGCGATTTAACCGATTCAGAAATATCGCCGCCATTTAGGCCGGTTGTTGGCAGTGCTGGAAGCCCCACAAATACAATATCTCAACCTACAACTATTAGACCTAGTAGGGCACTTATTAATCCTTTTGATCCATCTCACGTTACAATTAAATTAACTAGTAACAGACGAAGATGGACACATATTTTTCCTAAAG GGCCAACAGGTGTACTTATACAGCAACATCATTATCAAGCTGTGCCAACACAAATGTGTTCAGAACCACAATCCGATGCTACTTCCACTATAAGTGGCTCCCCTATGGAACATAACGACGTCTCTAACTCGAATCAGTTTCAAGATC ACACAAAGAATAAACCGCAGAGATTAAATCTTTTACTATCAAGCACTGATAAAAGTGGGAATCCGATATCCTCTACAGGCAATAAGTCTTTGACATTGTTATGGGGTGCTACTGGTGAACAGGAATGGACACCGGCACTTACAACAG CAATCATAG GTGTTGATTGGAAATCATTGACAATCCCAGCATGTTTGCCAATTACTACAGATTATTTTCCCGATAAAAGAAGTTTACAAAACGACTACGTTGTGTCAGACTATAATCTTTTGCCTGACGACGTTAATACAGATTTTGCTCAACAACGAGCAATATATAAAAAACCTTTGACAACTGCCGAAGTATTTAAGGAGCTTGTATCGCAACGATTAGCACAG ggttttcaattaattattttaccgCAAAATAATCAAAATCAGAGCCATACACCCGGTAGTAATGCTGTCCCTGCAATAAGCTCTGTAATGCGGGGACGGCAAACAGAATCAGAACCGAAGGAGGAATATTTGCTAAGCATTGGGAGAATATTTCACAAAATATCTTTATTCGATAATTGTATAACAGTAACAAGATATCGGCCAAG GCATCCTTACCCTCCGTTCAATATTCATTATCTGTATCGATTTCACGCACCTCATCACGACACGTACGAAGTATCATGGGTATCTTTTACAACAGAGAAGCTTGAAAATTACAATTGGAATTATTTGGATCATTACATCTGTACAAGGGGCCATACTGATTTTGCTTTAGTAGAG GCGCTTAAATACTGGAGATTTCGCGTGTTTTTACTTCCTTTGCACAATTCGGCTACTCGAAAATTTTTAGAGGGATCATCAAGATGTGATATATATACACCTCTCACCACTTCCGAACAAGTGTCTCTCTTGGACGGATTTTTACGGTTCATCGAGCTGTGGCCGAATAAGATACGCCGGCCGAATCCGAACAAAAATTGG AATCCTTCGACTCTAGGTGGTGTTTCCCAGAGAGATCCTGCCTCTCACTTGACCAGACGCAGGCACAGCACGAGCCTGATTGTCCTCACTAACCAG GAGAGGCATGTAGTGAATACCGCTGCGACTGCCCGCGCGTGCCTCGACACTCCTCGCCACGTGCCAAACAG ATCAGGTTCCAAAGTGATGGACAGGGGCCGAATCTCACCTGCCAGCGAAGCTGTGTTACCCCTTTCACTCGAGCAACAGCAAGACCATTTCGATTCTAACGAAGATAG TAGTACAAACATGGAATTGACAAAGTTAAAAAACACCGCGTCAAACAACGAAATTCTAGAAGCAATGAAACACCCACAAAACGGCGTGGGATTCCTCACACAACACCCATCTCTTCCAAGCCAGACATTTGTTAGCGCAGATGCAGTGCAATGGTTAAATAATCACATAGAAGGAGGAGTAACAGTGGAGAGTGCCATCAATATcatgaat GGTATGATACAAGACAAGCTCATATGCCATGCATCTGGAGATTTTTCTAAACCATTCATTCTAGGATTTTATTTGTATCACATAGTACAAGATAAAGAAAATCAAAGAG CTGGCGATTATTTCTCGCCCCTGGGCGATTTGCAAAGCTTCGAAAATGAATGGGTAGAAGTCGAAATAAGGGCACCGAAAGGCTGGTGTGAACCATCTTCGCCAGGATCGTTCCCCCTCATGTCATCTCCAATGACTATACCCAGCTGCGATACTACTATTGTAGACGAATCAAACGTAGCGCCGTTTCTTAAAGATGAGTTAGACATATCCGACATGGCGGATGAGCATGGAGAATGGCAAG TTCCGTCATATAAACATACTCATCTAGATATAGACATAAACAACAGAAGCGATAGAATCGAATGGGGACATCTAAGATATCAATCTATATACAAAGTAGATCATTCTTACGAACTAGTGGTACAATGGGTTGCATCATCTGGTAGTATAGTCGCTGACCTT ATATTTGTGTGGCAACGTAAGGCTCAAATGTGCGGAATTCAAATGGTTCCTATCCCAAGCGATCTACTAGCATTACCGTTCATTTCAAAAAGTGATCCTTTAAGGGGGCCTATTTTTATACCATTAAATACAGAGTGTCTTATGGCAAACAAACGACATCTTTTCGAAG AATTTCGAGAAGTAACTTACGCACAAAgactctttctttttcaagaGACAATTGTACAAAGATTTGGCTTTGTTCCATGCCTAATAGAAAGTACCGAAAACGATCACCAGTACGTTCATATGACCGGCAATGCATTCATACTGATACCATCTACGACAAATACAAGATCACGTCCTCGAACTGCTACCAACATAGTGAGACGAAACACAGGGCAAAAGGGATATCCGATTCATTCTGATCAACCCAGCCCTCATGAAGCTTACATTACGAGACACGTTAGCGGGAAGAATAAAGATGACTACAACAAAGACAAGAGG ATTGGTTTCCTTTGGTCGTGGAATCACATGCTTAGTCGAAAATGGAAATCATCATCCACGTTAGTTGGCGATGAATTGTTTCAAAAAAAGCTCATACAAGATTTTAGACATTTTTGTTCGAATGGGGACAACAGATTGAAACAGTTCTGGGAACATTGCTgggagataaaagaaaaatcgtgCACGAAAACAATCTAA